A genome region from Natronosalvus rutilus includes the following:
- a CDS encoding helix-turn-helix domain-containing protein, with translation MHYARVRIAASGPETPVTALAAHEDVDAVHLLAGGVADTDAPTYSLSIDGNAAAVRSVLEAESDVLEWDVASAEAGSVFAYVRFRAPAAVGALREGLTRESLVVLLPATFRADGSVEMTVVGTQTDLSTTLTDLPDPLEATILEVGPYRADRLVGGRALTARQREVLAAAFEHGYYDVPRTASHEDLAAVLECAPSTVGEHLRKAERRLVESALE, from the coding sequence ATGCACTACGCTCGCGTTCGTATCGCTGCGTCGGGTCCGGAGACGCCCGTGACGGCCCTTGCGGCCCACGAGGACGTCGACGCGGTTCACCTGCTCGCGGGCGGCGTCGCCGACACCGACGCGCCGACGTACTCGCTCTCGATCGACGGGAACGCGGCAGCCGTCCGCAGCGTCCTCGAGGCCGAGTCCGACGTTCTGGAGTGGGATGTCGCCAGCGCCGAAGCGGGATCGGTGTTCGCCTACGTCAGGTTTCGTGCGCCGGCGGCAGTCGGCGCGCTTCGAGAGGGACTCACCCGCGAGAGCCTCGTCGTCCTGCTGCCGGCGACGTTCCGGGCGGACGGAAGCGTCGAGATGACGGTCGTCGGCACCCAGACGGACCTCTCGACGACGCTCACCGACCTTCCGGACCCGCTCGAGGCGACGATTCTCGAGGTCGGCCCGTACCGCGCCGATCGGCTCGTGGGCGGCCGGGCGTTGACCGCTCGTCAGCGTGAGGTTCTGGCCGCCGCGTTCGAGCACGGCTACTACGACGTGCCGCGAACGGCGAGCCACGAAGACCTCGCGGCCGTCCTCGAGTGTGCGCCGAGTACCGTCGGCGAACACCTGCGAAAGGCCGAGCGACGCCTCGTCGAGAGCGCGCTCGAGTGA
- a CDS encoding cytochrome P450: MNESIPEPVGLPLLGNALSIGRDPFGFVEDAVADHGPVFRVSVPGLSFVCYAEPSLVERVLVTERDRYEKDPRERNLLGPLLGAGLLTARGETWERGRKQVQPAFYPGRLRAYGEVMLERTDGFVQRWSDGQRVDAYEWARGLTLSIVGSVVFGVDGVEEMRTISRAADAITGRFEPLSVTLEVPLWVPTPANRRYRRAVDDLDGVIADLLDRRRASPGSGDDLCATLLAAADDGAMSDEQVRDHLLTMLLAGHETTAIALTCAMALLATHPDEQARVLEEVREPETVDAGTALPRTDRVIRETLRLYPPTYLLFRQAIADDEVAGYEIPAGTRICLPQWGIHRDERLFDAPRSFRPDRWLDPDAYPDFAYFPFGGGPRACIGRRFALLELRLALATILRTVSLEATPETEWSPTPALTSRPDGPVWVRVRS; encoded by the coding sequence ATGAACGAGTCGATACCCGAACCCGTCGGCCTCCCGCTGCTTGGAAACGCGCTGTCGATCGGTCGGGATCCGTTCGGGTTCGTCGAGGACGCCGTGGCCGACCACGGCCCGGTCTTCCGTGTCTCCGTGCCGGGGCTCTCGTTCGTCTGCTACGCAGAGCCCTCGCTAGTCGAACGGGTCCTCGTCACCGAGCGCGACCGCTACGAGAAGGACCCCCGCGAACGGAATCTGCTCGGCCCGCTCCTGGGCGCCGGCCTCCTGACCGCGCGAGGTGAAACCTGGGAGCGCGGGCGCAAGCAGGTCCAGCCAGCGTTCTACCCCGGTCGACTGCGGGCGTACGGCGAGGTCATGCTCGAGCGAACGGACGGGTTCGTCCAGCGCTGGTCTGACGGCCAGCGCGTCGACGCGTACGAGTGGGCGCGAGGGCTCACCCTGTCGATCGTCGGGTCGGTCGTCTTCGGCGTCGATGGCGTCGAGGAGATGCGGACGATTTCCCGCGCCGCTGACGCCATCACGGGCCGGTTCGAACCCTTGAGCGTGACCCTCGAGGTCCCGCTCTGGGTGCCGACGCCGGCGAACCGTCGCTACCGACGAGCCGTCGACGACCTGGACGGCGTCATCGCGGATCTGCTCGACCGTCGACGGGCGTCGCCGGGTTCCGGAGACGACCTCTGTGCGACGCTACTCGCGGCGGCCGACGATGGTGCGATGTCGGACGAACAGGTCCGCGACCACCTCCTCACCATGCTGCTCGCCGGGCACGAGACGACCGCTATCGCGCTCACGTGCGCGATGGCGTTGCTGGCGACCCACCCGGACGAGCAGGCGCGCGTGCTCGAGGAAGTGCGCGAACCGGAGACCGTCGACGCCGGCACCGCGTTGCCTCGCACGGACCGGGTGATCCGGGAGACGCTTCGGCTCTACCCGCCGACGTACCTCCTCTTCCGGCAGGCGATCGCTGACGACGAGGTCGCCGGCTACGAGATTCCGGCGGGAACGAGGATCTGCCTGCCTCAGTGGGGAATTCACCGGGACGAACGCCTGTTCGACGCGCCCCGTTCGTTCCGTCCGGATCGGTGGCTCGACCCCGACGCGTACCCCGACTTCGCGTACTTTCCGTTCGGCGGCGGGCCGCGCGCCTGTATCGGCCGCCGATTCGCCCTCCTCGAGTTACGACTCGCGCTGGCGACGATCCTGCGGACGGTCTCGCTCGAGGCGACGCCGGAAACCGAGTGGTCACCGACGCCAGCACTGACGTCTCGCCCGGACGGTCCCGTCTGGGTTCGTGTCCGTAGCTAG
- a CDS encoding metallophosphoesterase family protein: protein MARLHAGQLLARLERPRTPEPTTLAVGSDVHLATDATGTWKVFHRTERHLRAAVRCVNERDVDGVLLAGDLTRNGTQTEFDRFDELATFDPPTVAIPGNHDEPTTFDERESLPIEAFEARYTPDGLPFRVRVGDLEVIGLDSHAAEPDSPAETWDGRVDAETLMWLDETLETTPADATLVAIHHNLPATGELYERWRDELPVEGRVPGFSNPEPLLEVLADHDVGLVVTGHLHFPAIESSGGVRELTVPAVSSFPHALLVLEVDERGTTVRQVPLTDSDGMVESIAHGYEKDRVLLSAAQHAAYPLLEEW, encoded by the coding sequence ATGGCTCGCCTCCACGCCGGCCAACTGCTGGCTCGCCTCGAGCGCCCACGAACCCCGGAGCCGACAACGCTCGCGGTGGGTTCGGACGTGCACCTGGCGACCGACGCCACGGGCACGTGGAAGGTCTTTCACCGGACCGAGCGCCACCTCCGGGCTGCCGTCCGGTGCGTCAACGAGCGCGACGTCGACGGCGTCCTCCTCGCGGGCGACCTGACGCGAAACGGGACGCAGACGGAGTTCGATCGCTTCGACGAACTCGCGACGTTCGACCCGCCGACGGTCGCGATTCCGGGCAACCACGACGAACCGACGACCTTCGACGAACGCGAGTCGCTACCGATCGAGGCTTTCGAGGCGCGCTACACGCCCGATGGCCTCCCGTTCCGGGTTCGCGTGGGCGACCTCGAGGTGATCGGTCTCGACAGCCACGCCGCCGAACCCGACTCGCCCGCCGAGACCTGGGACGGACGCGTCGACGCCGAGACGCTGATGTGGCTCGACGAGACGCTCGAGACGACGCCCGCCGACGCGACGCTCGTCGCCATCCACCACAACCTCCCCGCGACCGGCGAACTCTACGAGCGCTGGCGCGACGAGTTACCCGTCGAGGGGCGTGTCCCCGGTTTCTCGAACCCCGAACCGCTGCTCGAGGTGCTCGCCGACCACGACGTCGGACTGGTCGTCACCGGTCACCTCCACTTTCCGGCGATCGAATCGAGCGGTGGCGTTCGGGAACTCACCGTTCCGGCCGTCTCCTCGTTTCCCCATGCCCTACTCGTCCTCGAGGTCGACGAACGGGGCACGACCGTCCGCCAGGTGCCCCTGACCGACAGCGACGGGATGGTCGAGTCGATCGCGCACGGCTACGAGAAGGATCGGGTCCTGCTCTCGGCGGCCCAGCACGCGGCGTACCCGCTGCTCGAGGAGTGGTGA
- a CDS encoding PQQ-binding-like beta-propeller repeat protein, protein MTEWNQYRGDERKTARLEVDASLEGLHRKPVERWTADLRGPVACPPVVDRDGVYVATTEGTVTALDFQGRRRWVYETDASTHLTPAVDGYVYCCLEDALVALEAETGDPVWTREATELYTTPPTLAGNLLLVGDAEGITAIHAETGEAIWTNDLEAPPVGAIAVDDERVYVAVQDESVSAMDLDSGEDVWRVPADGVVVGGPTLADDRAYVADESGTVLALDAETGQTWFTYKIDGAFTLAPTVLEGADTLFVAADDDTLHVTDTTFGNRKLRGLLFSKPGLPLDDTPATDPIVVGDTVLVGDQSGGLYGVDTDGPDFRWHLPLEAGIASTPAPAFEVDSFDNEPSSVRLFIGDEVGRLRCLAWDADQ, encoded by the coding sequence GTGACCGAGTGGAACCAGTACCGCGGCGACGAGCGCAAGACGGCTCGACTCGAGGTGGACGCGAGCCTCGAGGGACTCCATCGAAAGCCCGTCGAGCGATGGACGGCCGACCTCCGAGGGCCCGTCGCCTGTCCGCCAGTCGTCGATCGAGACGGCGTCTACGTCGCCACGACGGAGGGAACCGTCACCGCGCTCGACTTCCAGGGCCGGCGGCGCTGGGTGTACGAAACGGACGCGTCGACGCACCTGACCCCCGCCGTCGACGGCTACGTCTACTGCTGTCTCGAAGACGCGCTGGTCGCACTCGAGGCCGAGACGGGCGACCCTGTCTGGACGCGCGAGGCGACGGAGCTCTACACGACGCCGCCGACGCTCGCGGGCAACCTGCTGCTGGTGGGAGACGCCGAGGGTATCACCGCGATCCACGCAGAGACGGGCGAAGCGATCTGGACGAACGACCTCGAGGCTCCGCCAGTCGGCGCCATCGCCGTCGACGACGAGCGGGTGTACGTCGCAGTCCAGGACGAGTCGGTCTCCGCGATGGACCTCGACTCGGGCGAGGATGTCTGGCGCGTTCCGGCCGACGGAGTCGTCGTCGGCGGCCCGACGCTCGCGGACGACCGCGCCTACGTCGCCGACGAGAGTGGGACGGTCCTCGCGCTCGACGCGGAGACGGGCCAGACCTGGTTCACCTACAAAATCGACGGGGCGTTCACCTTGGCGCCGACTGTCCTCGAGGGCGCGGACACGCTCTTCGTCGCCGCCGACGACGACACCCTCCACGTGACCGACACGACGTTCGGCAATCGCAAACTCCGCGGACTCCTGTTCTCGAAGCCCGGCCTCCCGCTCGACGACACGCCTGCCACCGATCCGATCGTGGTCGGCGACACCGTCCTGGTCGGCGACCAGTCGGGCGGCCTCTACGGCGTAGACACCGACGGTCCGGACTTTCGCTGGCACCTTCCGCTCGAGGCGGGAATCGCGAGCACGCCCGCGCCCGCGTTTGAGGTGGACTCGTTCGACAACGAACCCTCGAGCGTCCGCCTGTTCATCGGGGACGAGGTGGGTCGACTTCGCTGTCTCGCGTGGGACGCCGATCAGTGA
- the radA gene encoding DNA repair and recombination protein RadA, with product MADVDLETLPGVGPATADKLTEAGYDSYQSLAVASPSELSNTADVGESTAGDIVRAARDAADIGGFETGSTVLERRNQIGKLTWNIDEVDDLLGGGIETQSITEVYGEFGAGKSQVTHQMAVNVQLPKEVGGLRGSVIFIDSEDTFRPERIDDMVRGLPEEAIDAALEDREIEGSAGDEDALDELVADMLEKIHVAKAFNSNHQMLLAEKAKEIAGEHEDSEFPVRLLCVDSLTAHFRAEYVGRGNLANRQQKLNKHLHDIDKVGNLYNAAVIVTNQVTSNPDAFFGDPTKPIGGNILGHKSTFRMYLRKSKGDKRIVKLVDAPNLADGEAVMRVQDGGLKPE from the coding sequence ATGGCAGACGTAGACCTCGAGACGCTCCCCGGCGTTGGACCGGCAACCGCGGACAAACTCACCGAAGCCGGCTACGACTCCTACCAGAGTCTGGCCGTCGCCTCCCCCTCCGAACTATCGAACACCGCCGACGTCGGCGAGTCCACCGCGGGCGACATCGTCCGCGCGGCCCGCGATGCCGCGGACATCGGCGGCTTCGAAACCGGCTCGACCGTCCTCGAGCGACGAAACCAGATCGGCAAACTCACCTGGAACATCGACGAGGTCGACGACCTCCTCGGCGGCGGCATCGAAACCCAGTCGATCACCGAGGTGTACGGCGAGTTCGGTGCCGGCAAGTCCCAGGTCACCCACCAGATGGCCGTCAACGTCCAGCTCCCCAAGGAAGTCGGCGGTCTCCGCGGGAGCGTCATCTTCATCGACTCCGAGGACACCTTCCGCCCCGAGCGAATCGACGACATGGTCCGCGGACTCCCCGAAGAGGCCATCGACGCCGCCCTCGAGGACCGCGAGATTGAAGGATCCGCGGGTGACGAGGATGCGCTCGACGAACTCGTCGCGGACATGCTCGAGAAGATCCACGTCGCGAAGGCGTTCAACTCCAACCACCAGATGCTGCTGGCCGAGAAGGCCAAAGAGATCGCCGGCGAGCACGAGGACTCGGAGTTCCCCGTTCGCCTGCTCTGTGTCGACTCGCTGACCGCCCACTTCCGCGCGGAGTACGTCGGCCGTGGTAACCTCGCGAACCGCCAGCAGAAGCTCAACAAACACCTCCACGACATTGACAAGGTCGGCAACCTCTACAACGCTGCCGTCATTGTCACGAACCAGGTCACCTCCAACCCCGACGCGTTCTTCGGCGACCCGACCAAACCCATCGGTGGCAACATTCTCGGCCACAAGTCCACCTTCCGAATGTACCTCCGCAAGTCCAAGGGCGACAAGCGGATCGTCAAGCTGGTCGACGCGCCGAACCTCGCTGACGGCGAAGCCGTCATGCGCGTTCAGGACGGCGGACTGAAGCCCGAGTAG
- a CDS encoding iron-sulfur cluster assembly scaffold protein — MGLGSDMYRQQILDHYKSPRNYGELEDPTFTHVGENPMCGDEIRMDVVLADDGETIERVAFSGDGCAISQASASMLSTELPGTTIDELLEMDRDDIVDMLGVEISPMRIKCAVLAEKVAQDGAEIYRGELEAEKTTTEDD; from the coding sequence ATGGGACTCGGCTCCGATATGTACCGGCAGCAGATCCTCGATCACTACAAGAGCCCCCGCAACTACGGGGAACTCGAGGATCCCACGTTCACCCACGTCGGCGAGAATCCGATGTGCGGCGACGAGATCCGCATGGACGTCGTCCTCGCCGACGACGGCGAGACGATCGAGCGGGTCGCCTTCTCCGGCGACGGCTGTGCGATCAGCCAGGCGTCGGCGAGTATGCTCTCGACGGAGCTGCCGGGCACCACGATCGACGAACTACTCGAGATGGACCGCGACGACATCGTCGACATGCTCGGCGTCGAAATCTCGCCGATGCGGATCAAGTGCGCGGTGTTAGCCGAAAAGGTCGCCCAGGACGGTGCCGAGATCTACCGCGGCGAACTCGAGGCCGAGAAGACGACGACCGAGGACGACTGA
- a CDS encoding aminotransferase class V-fold PLP-dependent enzyme produces the protein MSHQHQREGADPLDVASLREDYPILEREFDGSRLVYLDNAATTQTPDQVVDAMSDYYRESNANVHRGIHHLSQEASILYEEAHDRVAEFIGGEGREEIIFTKNTTESENLLAYAWGLTELSPGDEVVLTEMEHHASLVTWQQIARRTGADVKYIQITDDGCLDMDHARDLVTDDTAIVSAVHVSNTLGTVNPVSELADLAHDHGAYAFIDGAQAVPTRPVDVQAIDADFYAFSGHKMAGPTGIGVLYGKKHLLEDLEPYLYGGGMIEKVTFEDSTWADLPWKFEPGTPPIAEAVGLEAAIDYLEDIGMDRVRAHEEELAGYAYDRLSEFDDIEVYGPEPGPDRGGLVSFNLESVHAHDLASIMNDHAVAIRAGDHCTQPLHDKLGVAASARASFYVYNTHEEVDALVEAIGGARELFA, from the coding sequence ATGAGCCACCAGCACCAGCGCGAAGGCGCCGACCCCCTCGACGTCGCCTCTCTCCGCGAGGACTACCCCATCCTCGAGCGCGAGTTCGACGGGAGCCGGCTCGTCTACCTCGACAATGCAGCGACGACGCAGACCCCGGACCAGGTCGTCGACGCCATGAGCGACTACTACCGCGAATCGAACGCGAACGTCCACCGGGGCATCCACCACCTCAGTCAGGAGGCCTCTATTCTCTACGAGGAGGCCCACGACCGGGTTGCCGAGTTCATTGGGGGGGAGGGTCGCGAGGAGATCATCTTCACGAAGAACACGACCGAGAGCGAGAACCTGCTCGCCTACGCCTGGGGATTGACCGAACTCAGCCCCGGCGACGAGGTCGTCCTCACGGAGATGGAACACCACGCCTCGCTGGTCACCTGGCAGCAGATTGCCAGGCGCACCGGTGCCGACGTGAAGTACATTCAGATTACGGACGACGGCTGCCTCGACATGGACCACGCTCGCGACCTCGTCACCGACGACACCGCCATCGTCTCGGCGGTCCACGTCTCGAACACGCTCGGTACCGTCAACCCCGTCTCGGAACTGGCCGACCTCGCCCACGACCACGGTGCCTACGCCTTCATCGACGGGGCGCAGGCCGTCCCCACCCGCCCGGTGGACGTCCAGGCCATCGACGCCGACTTCTACGCCTTCTCGGGACACAAGATGGCCGGCCCCACTGGCATCGGTGTCCTCTACGGGAAAAAACACCTGCTCGAGGACCTCGAGCCCTACCTCTACGGCGGCGGCATGATCGAGAAGGTCACCTTCGAGGACTCGACCTGGGCCGACCTCCCCTGGAAGTTCGAACCCGGCACCCCGCCCATCGCCGAAGCCGTCGGCCTCGAGGCGGCGATCGACTACCTCGAGGACATCGGGATGGACCGCGTCCGCGCTCACGAGGAGGAACTGGCGGGCTATGCCTACGACCGGCTGAGCGAGTTCGACGATATCGAGGTGTACGGCCCCGAACCCGGCCCCGACCGCGGTGGCCTGGTGAGTTTCAACCTCGAGTCCGTCCACGCCCACGACCTGGCCTCGATCATGAACGATCACGCGGTCGCCATCCGCGCGGGCGACCACTGCACCCAGCCGCTGCACGACAAACTCGGCGTCGCCGCCTCCGCGCGAGCGTCGTTCTACGTCTACAACACGCACGAGGAGGTCGACGCGCTTGTCGAAGCGATCGGCGGCGCGCGCGAGTTGTTCGCCTGA
- a CDS encoding DUF309 domain-containing protein, which produces MRDALRAGIAIYNDGYYHAAHDAWEAHWLDLEAGTDHERLLHGLIQFTAAIYHARNRNWAGATGLAASAHEYLEDLPADYRGVDVAAVRRSLRTLASDPEVIERRRPPTLEYAGAALELADLDLEATFLAAGVLAEEFGYDEAILEDGVAFARADLEAERATSRFLALVQDFVREPADRALVYDRLSAHVERRRTKRRDVEGLFDSDP; this is translated from the coding sequence ATGCGCGACGCGCTCCGGGCCGGCATCGCCATCTACAACGACGGCTACTACCACGCCGCCCACGACGCCTGGGAGGCCCACTGGCTCGACCTCGAGGCGGGCACCGACCACGAGCGCCTGCTCCACGGACTGATCCAGTTCACCGCAGCGATCTACCACGCGCGGAACCGCAACTGGGCGGGGGCGACGGGGCTGGCCGCGAGTGCCCACGAGTACCTCGAGGACCTTCCGGCGGACTACCGCGGGGTCGATGTGGCTGCCGTCCGTCGCTCCCTACGAACCCTCGCGAGCGATCCGGAGGTGATCGAGCGCCGCCGCCCCCCGACCCTCGAATACGCCGGTGCGGCGCTTGAACTGGCGGATCTCGACCTCGAGGCGACGTTCCTGGCAGCGGGCGTCCTGGCCGAGGAGTTCGGCTACGACGAAGCGATCCTCGAGGACGGAGTCGCGTTCGCCCGGGCGGACCTCGAGGCCGAACGGGCGACCAGTCGCTTCCTGGCGCTGGTCCAGGACTTCGTCCGCGAGCCGGCCGACCGCGCGCTGGTGTACGATCGGCTCTCGGCTCACGTCGAGCGCCGCCGAACGAAGCGGCGGGACGTCGAGGGATTGTTCGATTCTGACCCGTGA
- a CDS encoding aminopeptidase has translation MDERVREHASVLVDWSARIEAGDDVVLSVGPEAHDLAVAVAAELGERGANLLTTYGSGEVSRAYLQAHDGDFDEDPEYERRLYEAADVVLSIGGGRNTAAMADVPSETRQTYRTARSGVREARYDTRWVSTVHPTRSLAQQARMAYEEYQDFAYDAILRDWEALAEEMAKMKDVLDAGSEVRLVKEGTDLTMSIEDRTAVNSAASVAYDSHNLPSGEVFTAPYDTEGTVTFDVPMTIDGEAVRDVRLEFEAGEVVDHEAAQGEDVLTDILETDEGARRLGELGIGMNRGIDRFTDSILFDEKMGDTVHLAVGRAYDACLPEGQMGNESAVHTDMITDMSEESRLEVDGEVVQRNGTFRWEREFEA, from the coding sequence ATGGACGAACGCGTACGCGAACACGCATCAGTGCTGGTCGACTGGAGTGCTCGGATCGAGGCGGGCGACGACGTGGTGCTCTCGGTCGGGCCAGAGGCACACGACCTCGCGGTCGCCGTCGCTGCGGAACTCGGCGAGCGCGGGGCGAACCTGCTCACGACCTACGGTTCCGGGGAGGTGAGTCGAGCGTACCTCCAGGCGCACGACGGCGACTTCGACGAGGACCCGGAGTACGAACGCCGCCTCTACGAGGCAGCCGACGTCGTGCTCTCGATCGGGGGCGGACGAAACACGGCGGCGATGGCCGACGTGCCGAGCGAGACCCGCCAGACCTACCGCACGGCGCGCTCGGGGGTCCGCGAGGCGCGCTACGACACCCGCTGGGTCTCGACCGTCCACCCGACGCGCTCGCTCGCCCAGCAGGCCAGGATGGCTTACGAGGAGTACCAGGACTTCGCCTACGACGCCATCCTCCGGGACTGGGAGGCCCTGGCCGAGGAGATGGCGAAGATGAAGGACGTCCTGGACGCCGGATCGGAGGTCCGACTGGTCAAGGAGGGAACCGACCTCACCATGTCGATCGAGGACCGGACGGCGGTCAACAGCGCTGCATCCGTCGCCTACGACTCGCACAACCTCCCGAGCGGCGAGGTGTTCACAGCGCCCTACGACACGGAGGGAACCGTCACGTTCGACGTCCCGATGACGATCGACGGCGAGGCCGTCAGAGACGTCCGCCTCGAGTTCGAAGCCGGCGAGGTGGTCGACCACGAGGCTGCCCAGGGCGAGGACGTCCTGACGGACATCCTCGAGACCGACGAGGGTGCCCGACGCCTGGGCGAACTCGGCATCGGCATGAATCGCGGTATCGACCGCTTTACCGACAGCATCCTCTTCGACGAGAAGATGGGCGACACCGTTCACCTGGCGGTCGGTCGGGCCTACGACGCCTGCCTGCCGGAGGGCCAGATGGGCAACGAGTCGGCCGTCCACACCGACATGATTACAGATATGAGCGAGGAGTCTCGGCTCGAGGTGGACGGGGAAGTTGTGCAGCGAAACGGGACGTTCAGGTGGGAGCGCGAGTTCGAGGCCTGA